One segment of Castanea sativa cultivar Marrone di Chiusa Pesio chromosome 3, ASM4071231v1 DNA contains the following:
- the LOC142628418 gene encoding uncharacterized protein LOC142628418 — protein MNPISSLVFVLLLTVFPTQILCQTPLVEQACGYTIYKVLCLETFVPDPAAKAATDLLTLAKISLKHLETKASDVDTEIIKQKNSAKDEGLKQALSSCSDYYLTVVEKLQAAGVSLADSNYVSVKDWMSEATVNRQRCDQVFQGKPFKSPISESTTTLSQLQNNAEAIISHLP, from the coding sequence ATGAATCCCATTTCAAGCCTCGTCTTTGTGCTTCTTTTGACTGTCTTTCCAACCCAAATTCTTTGCCAGACCCCCTTGGTTGAACAAGCTTGTGGTTACACCATTTACAAGGTTCTGTGCCTAGAGACTTTTGTACCGGACCCTGCGGCCAAAGCAGCTACAGATCTCCTGACTTTAgccaaaatttcattaaaacatTTAGAGACTAAAGCTAGCGATGTAGATACCGAAATCATCAAACAGAAAAATTCAGCAAAGGACGAGGGCTTGAAGCAAGCCCTAAGCAGTTGCTCTGATTACTATTTAACTGTAGTTGAGAAACTTCAGGCCGCGGGCGTTTCCTTGGCAGATAGCAACTATGTTAGTGTTAAGGACTGGATGTCAGAGGCCACGGTCAATAGACAAAGGTGTGACCAAGTTTTCCAGGGTAAACCCTTCAAGTCTCCAATATCTGAATCGACTACCACACTTAGCCAGCTACAAAACAATGCGGAAGCCATTATCAGTCACCTGCCTTGA
- the LOC142626891 gene encoding epoxide hydrolase 1-like isoform X1: MEGIDHRIVSVNGNKMHIAEKGQGPVVLFLHGFPELWYSWRHQIHALSSLGYHAVAPDLRGFGDTEAPTSITSYTCDHIVNDLVALIDSLGVEQVFLVAHDWGAIMGWYLCLFKPERVKAFVCLSVPFTPRSPQMKPMDRMRGFFEDDYYICRFQVQQMYSRPFSQFENQVHPASLKEMHLESVPMLQFPCPLGFQKKSLLIMSQNLTRKASLED; the protein is encoded by the exons ATGGAGGGGATAGATCATAGGATTGTGAGTGTCAATGGCAACAAAATGCACATAGCAGAAAAAGGACAAGGCCCGGTAGTACTATTCCTCCATGGCTTCCCTGAGCTTTGGTACTCCTGGCGCCACCAGATTCATGCTTTGAGCTCACTTGGATACCATGCTGTAGCACCAGATCTCCGGGGCTTCGGTGACACTGAAGCACCAACTTCCATCACCAGCTACACCTGCGATCACATTGTCAATGACCTTGTTGCTCTCATTGACTCTCTGGGTGTGGAGCAAGTGTTTCTTGTAGCACATGATTGGGGAGCCATCATGGGTTGGTACTTGTGCTTGTTTAAGCCTGAAAGAGTGAAGGCATTTGTGTGCCTTAGTGTTCCATTCACGCCCAGGAGTCCACAGATGAAGCCAATGGATAGAATGCGAGGTTTCTTTGAAGATGACTACTATATATGCAGATTTCAG GTACAGCAAATGTACTCAAGACCATTTTCTCAATTCGAAAACCAGGTCCACCCTGCTTCCCTAAAGGAAATGCATTTGGAATCCGTACCAATGCTTCAATTTCCTTGCCCTCTTGGCTTTCAGAAGAAGAGCTTACTTATTATGTCACAAAATTTGACCAGAAAGGCTTCACTGGAGGATTGA
- the LOC142626891 gene encoding epoxide hydrolase 1-like isoform X4: MEGIDHRIVSVNGNKMHIAEKGQGPVVLFLHGFPELWYSWRHQIHALSSLGYHAVAPDLRGFGDTEAPTSITSYTCDHIVNDLVALIDSLGVEQVFLVAHDWGAIMGWYLCLFKPERVKAFVCLSVPFTPRSPQMKPMDRMRGFFEDDYYICRFQKLGGHRKMDRSASEGTCEVHSGGFGHGIHHPGDK, translated from the exons ATGGAGGGGATAGATCATAGGATTGTGAGTGTCAATGGCAACAAAATGCACATAGCAGAAAAAGGACAAGGCCCGGTAGTACTATTCCTCCATGGCTTCCCTGAGCTTTGGTACTCCTGGCGCCACCAGATTCATGCTTTGAGCTCACTTGGATACCATGCTGTAGCACCAGATCTCCGGGGCTTCGGTGACACTGAAGCACCAACTTCCATCACCAGCTACACCTGCGATCACATTGTCAATGACCTTGTTGCTCTCATTGACTCTCTGGGTGTGGAGCAAGTGTTTCTTGTAGCACATGATTGGGGAGCCATCATGGGTTGGTACTTGTGCTTGTTTAAGCCTGAAAGAGTGAAGGCATTTGTGTGCCTTAGTGTTCCATTCACGCCCAGGAGTCCACAGATGAAGCCAATGGATAGAATGCGAGGTTTCTTTGAAGATGACTACTATATATGCAGATTTCAG AAACTGGGAGGTCACAGAAAAATGGACCGGAGTGCAAGTGAAGGTACCTGTGAAGTTCATAGTGGGGGATTTGGACATGGTATACACCACCCTGGGGACAAATGA
- the LOC142626891 gene encoding epoxide hydrolase 1-like isoform X2: protein MEGIDHRIVSVNGNKMHIAEKGQGPVVLFLHGFPELWYSWRHQIHALSSLGYHAVAPDLRGFGDTEAPTSITSYTCDHIVNDLVALIDSLGVEQVFLVAHDWGAIMGWYLCLFKPERVKAFVCLSVPFTPRSPQMKPMDRMRGFFEDDYYICRFQQMYSRPFSQFENQVHPASLKEMHLESVPMLQFPCPLGFQKKSLLIMSQNLTRKASLED, encoded by the exons ATGGAGGGGATAGATCATAGGATTGTGAGTGTCAATGGCAACAAAATGCACATAGCAGAAAAAGGACAAGGCCCGGTAGTACTATTCCTCCATGGCTTCCCTGAGCTTTGGTACTCCTGGCGCCACCAGATTCATGCTTTGAGCTCACTTGGATACCATGCTGTAGCACCAGATCTCCGGGGCTTCGGTGACACTGAAGCACCAACTTCCATCACCAGCTACACCTGCGATCACATTGTCAATGACCTTGTTGCTCTCATTGACTCTCTGGGTGTGGAGCAAGTGTTTCTTGTAGCACATGATTGGGGAGCCATCATGGGTTGGTACTTGTGCTTGTTTAAGCCTGAAAGAGTGAAGGCATTTGTGTGCCTTAGTGTTCCATTCACGCCCAGGAGTCCACAGATGAAGCCAATGGATAGAATGCGAGGTTTCTTTGAAGATGACTACTATATATGCAGATTTCAG CAAATGTACTCAAGACCATTTTCTCAATTCGAAAACCAGGTCCACCCTGCTTCCCTAAAGGAAATGCATTTGGAATCCGTACCAATGCTTCAATTTCCTTGCCCTCTTGGCTTTCAGAAGAAGAGCTTACTTATTATGTCACAAAATTTGACCAGAAAGGCTTCACTGGAGGATTGA
- the LOC142626891 gene encoding epoxide hydrolase 1-like isoform X3 encodes MEGIDHRIVSVNGNKMHIAEKGQGPVVLFLHGFPELWYSWRHQIHALSSLGYHAVAPDLRGFGDTEAPTSITSYTCDHIVNDLVALIDSLGVEQVFLVAHDWGAIMGWYLCLFKPERVKAFVCLSVPFTPRSPQMKPMDRMRGFFEDDYYICRFQVHPASLKEMHLESVPMLQFPCPLGFQKKSLLIMSQNLTRKASLED; translated from the exons ATGGAGGGGATAGATCATAGGATTGTGAGTGTCAATGGCAACAAAATGCACATAGCAGAAAAAGGACAAGGCCCGGTAGTACTATTCCTCCATGGCTTCCCTGAGCTTTGGTACTCCTGGCGCCACCAGATTCATGCTTTGAGCTCACTTGGATACCATGCTGTAGCACCAGATCTCCGGGGCTTCGGTGACACTGAAGCACCAACTTCCATCACCAGCTACACCTGCGATCACATTGTCAATGACCTTGTTGCTCTCATTGACTCTCTGGGTGTGGAGCAAGTGTTTCTTGTAGCACATGATTGGGGAGCCATCATGGGTTGGTACTTGTGCTTGTTTAAGCCTGAAAGAGTGAAGGCATTTGTGTGCCTTAGTGTTCCATTCACGCCCAGGAGTCCACAGATGAAGCCAATGGATAGAATGCGAGGTTTCTTTGAAGATGACTACTATATATGCAGATTTCAG GTCCACCCTGCTTCCCTAAAGGAAATGCATTTGGAATCCGTACCAATGCTTCAATTTCCTTGCCCTCTTGGCTTTCAGAAGAAGAGCTTACTTATTATGTCACAAAATTTGACCAGAAAGGCTTCACTGGAGGATTGA